From one Saprospiraceae bacterium genomic stretch:
- the arsM gene encoding arsenosugar biosynthesis arsenite methyltransferase ArsM gives MSTTYLETTKNVYKQAAETPDVGLCCTTTPIWQLPDLDIPVIMQRMNYGCGSTVHPRDLVNNPRILYVGVGGGMELLQFAYFSRQSKGVIGVDVVDEMLAASAKNFLEAEQLNPWFKKEYVDLRKGDALYLPVEDNCVDVAAQNCLFNIFKQEELMQALHEMYRVLKPHGRLVMSDPVCDAVMPDTLREDERLRALCLSGSLPLKDYIRMITEVGFGTVEIRAKRPYRILDPRHYATDHLIYIESVEVCAIKDPMPVDGPCVFTGKTAIYFGDRAYFDDKKGHTLMPNQPLAVCDKTAGALASLHRDDIFISGSTFFYDGGGCC, from the coding sequence ATGTCTACCACTTATCTCGAAACGACTAAAAATGTATACAAACAAGCTGCCGAAACACCGGATGTCGGACTTTGTTGTACGACTACCCCTATCTGGCAACTGCCGGATCTGGACATTCCGGTGATTATGCAACGAATGAATTATGGTTGCGGCAGTACAGTCCATCCACGCGACCTGGTCAATAACCCCCGTATCCTGTATGTAGGAGTCGGTGGAGGCATGGAGTTGCTCCAGTTTGCGTACTTCAGCCGACAGTCAAAAGGGGTGATTGGTGTAGATGTAGTTGATGAAATGTTAGCTGCCAGTGCCAAAAACTTCCTCGAAGCAGAGCAGCTTAATCCCTGGTTTAAAAAAGAATATGTAGATCTCCGCAAAGGTGATGCCCTTTACCTTCCGGTAGAAGACAATTGTGTTGATGTAGCAGCCCAAAACTGCCTGTTCAATATATTTAAGCAGGAAGAACTGATGCAGGCTTTGCACGAAATGTACCGTGTACTCAAACCTCATGGCAGGCTGGTCATGAGTGATCCTGTTTGTGATGCAGTGATGCCGGATACCCTCAGAGAGGATGAAAGATTAAGGGCCTTGTGTCTGAGCGGATCTCTTCCACTAAAAGATTATATCAGGATGATCACCGAGGTCGGATTTGGCACCGTGGAGATCAGAGCCAAAAGACCATACCGGATACTGGATCCCAGGCATTATGCTACCGATCATCTGATCTATATCGAAAGTGTGGAGGTATGTGCCATCAAAGACCCTATGCCAGTCGACGGCCCTTGTGTGTTCACAGGCAAAACAGCTATCTATTTTGGAGATCGGGCTTATTTTGATGACAAAAAAGGACATACCCTGATGCCCAATCAACCACTTGCTGTATGTGACAAAACAGCAGGCGCTTTGGCAAGTTTGCACCGGGATGATATTTTTATCTCGGGTAGCACGTTCTTTTATGATGGAGGAGGGTGTTGTTAG
- a CDS encoding polysaccharide biosynthesis C-terminal domain-containing protein: MSVFKKLAGETALYGVSSILARMVNFILVPIHTEVFKNRGDYGVVGQLYAWIALGVVLYTFRMEASYFRYTSNDDKSSSYANAKVFTLITAIAFSIVVLLFSDQIAGWLDIEGYGHLVKYAAGIVALDAICELPFARLRLQKRPIKFVLIKFVNIVINLLLNVYFLLWRPRHGIADAQDLLVYVFVANLFASLVTLILLSKEYLFEGFSFNQAELKKILSYAWPLLIVALSAVINDAMTRQFLGWLSPGTLVDRQNAMGEYNACIKFAVFISLFVQAFRYAAEPFFFKHMHAADAKKDYSQITTYFTQFMMIGFVGVLLYLDFFKQYIVRTPAYLQAIGVVPIVLMANVFLGIYYNVSNWYRLTDRTRYGMYSAVIGVALTIVFNLILVPKYSYIGTAWAMLICYAGMTIVTYAWGQRFYPIPYELGKIVSVMIVGVSVYLIVSGMDRWLEPGLVAKFAIHTLWMLGFVVLFNWPLVKTVLARQNQT; the protein is encoded by the coding sequence TTGTCAGTATTTAAAAAATTAGCCGGCGAAACCGCCTTGTATGGTGTCAGCAGTATCCTCGCCAGGATGGTCAATTTTATTTTGGTCCCCATCCATACAGAGGTGTTCAAAAACCGTGGTGACTATGGGGTGGTGGGACAATTGTACGCATGGATCGCACTGGGTGTGGTCCTGTATACCTTTAGGATGGAGGCCTCTTATTTCAGGTATACCAGCAATGATGACAAGAGTAGCTCCTATGCCAACGCCAAAGTCTTTACTTTAATCACGGCGATTGCTTTTTCTATTGTGGTGCTCCTTTTCAGTGATCAGATCGCCGGCTGGTTGGATATTGAGGGTTATGGACACCTGGTGAAATATGCCGCAGGGATCGTCGCCCTCGATGCCATCTGCGAATTGCCTTTTGCACGGCTGCGCCTTCAAAAAAGACCGATCAAATTCGTTTTGATCAAATTTGTCAATATTGTCATCAATCTCCTGCTCAATGTTTATTTTTTACTTTGGCGACCGAGACATGGTATTGCTGATGCACAGGATTTGTTGGTCTATGTGTTTGTCGCTAACCTTTTTGCCAGCCTGGTCACCTTAATCCTCTTGTCAAAAGAGTATTTGTTCGAAGGCTTTAGTTTTAATCAAGCAGAACTCAAGAAGATATTGTCCTATGCCTGGCCTCTTCTTATTGTTGCTTTGTCGGCTGTGATCAATGATGCGATGACCAGGCAGTTTCTTGGCTGGTTGTCCCCCGGCACCCTGGTCGACAGGCAAAACGCTATGGGGGAGTATAATGCCTGTATCAAGTTTGCAGTGTTTATTTCTTTATTCGTACAGGCATTCAGATATGCCGCAGAACCATTTTTTTTCAAACATATGCATGCAGCTGATGCCAAAAAAGATTATAGTCAAATCACTACTTATTTTACCCAGTTCATGATGATTGGGTTCGTAGGTGTCTTGTTATATCTTGATTTTTTCAAACAGTATATTGTACGTACACCGGCTTATTTACAAGCCATCGGAGTCGTGCCCATCGTATTAATGGCCAATGTATTCCTCGGCATCTATTATAATGTATCCAATTGGTACAGACTCACCGATCGCACCAGATACGGTATGTACTCGGCGGTGATCGGTGTAGCATTGACGATTGTATTCAACCTGATACTGGTACCGAAATACTCTTATATAGGTACGGCCTGGGCTATGCTGATCTGCTACGCAGGTATGACCATCGTCACGTATGCGTGGGGGCAGCGGTTTTATCCAATCCCCTATGAATTGGGTAAAATAGTGTCGGTGATGATCGTTGGAGTATCAGTTTATTTGATAGTCTCCGGCATGGATCGTTGGCTGGAGCCTGGCCTGGTGGCGAAGTTTGCGATTCACACACTTTGGATGTTGGGGTTTGTGGTTTTATTTAATTGGCCTTTGGTGAAAACGGTGTTAGCTCGGCAAAACCAAACATAA
- a CDS encoding TolC family protein translates to MKRFFIIGCLLLSGAITIYSQPAWSLQRCVEHARENSLAVKQNNLLIDRAKISATEAKNSKYPRINATSNYGLNFGRTIDPVSNDFETRSISNNSIGINTGMTLFNGGAIKNTIAQSGINVQTAQLDADQYTEDLSLNVVQYYLAILFAQDRLDNARIQVQTTTQQLDQVDKLIAAGSRPEGDRLEILAQQAREEQNIIVYENQVNSNKLGLKQLLRLPIDEAFDIERPAANALQPSVQEANLAGIYNYALDHRSDIKSGDLKIQSAEMGVKIQKSAFLPSVTVGGNLNSLFSSLGKRITGYQTVNTPVTVIFNGQSTTLTTVNQIPVVEKSPYFNQLDNNLGYGIGLGLSIPIYNNYRAKGAVKQAELAVENARLNNEQTKETLKNNIQTALNDARAAANSYEAAKRSTVAQQLAYNNAKTKFDIGAANTFELLSAKNRLDIAVTEELVTRYDYIFRTKVIDYYLGRRIALN, encoded by the coding sequence GTGAAACGATTCTTTATCATCGGTTGCCTCCTTCTATCCGGAGCCATTACCATCTATAGCCAACCAGCATGGTCCCTCCAGCGGTGTGTAGAACATGCACGTGAAAATAGCCTGGCAGTAAAACAGAACAATCTCTTGATAGATCGGGCCAAAATCAGTGCGACTGAGGCTAAAAACAGCAAATATCCAAGAATAAACGCTACTTCAAACTATGGGCTAAACTTTGGACGAACTATCGATCCTGTATCAAATGATTTTGAGACTCGATCGATCAGTAACAATAGTATCGGTATCAATACTGGCATGACTTTATTCAATGGAGGTGCTATAAAGAATACCATAGCCCAATCGGGAATCAATGTACAGACTGCACAGTTAGATGCCGATCAATACACCGAAGACTTATCCCTCAATGTAGTACAATATTATCTGGCCATATTATTTGCACAGGATAGGCTGGATAATGCACGAATCCAGGTTCAAACCACCACTCAGCAGCTGGATCAGGTGGACAAACTCATAGCAGCAGGGAGTAGACCTGAGGGTGACCGGTTGGAAATATTAGCCCAGCAGGCTCGCGAAGAACAAAATATCATTGTATACGAAAACCAGGTCAACAGCAATAAACTAGGATTAAAACAACTGCTTCGATTACCGATAGATGAAGCTTTTGACATCGAACGACCTGCAGCAAATGCCTTGCAACCATCCGTACAAGAAGCCAACCTGGCTGGTATATATAATTATGCCTTAGATCACAGATCTGACATCAAATCAGGTGATTTAAAAATTCAAAGTGCAGAGATGGGTGTAAAAATTCAAAAGTCAGCCTTTTTGCCTTCTGTTACAGTAGGGGGTAATCTCAATAGTTTGTTCTCCAGCCTTGGCAAAAGAATCACGGGATATCAAACCGTCAATACTCCTGTGACGGTCATCTTTAATGGCCAGAGTACTACTTTGACTACTGTAAATCAAATACCTGTAGTAGAGAAAAGCCCTTATTTTAATCAATTAGATAATAACCTGGGGTATGGAATAGGGTTGGGCTTAAGTATACCTATCTACAATAATTATCGTGCCAAAGGGGCTGTCAAACAAGCAGAACTCGCCGTAGAAAATGCCCGACTCAATAATGAACAAACCAAAGAAACACTCAAAAATAATATCCAGACTGCACTCAATGACGCCAGGGCTGCTGCCAATTCCTACGAAGCAGCCAAAAGAAGCACCGTCGCTCAACAATTGGCTTATAATAATGCTAAAACAAAATTTGACATAGGCGCTGCCAATACTTTCGAATTATTATCTGCCAAAAACAGATTGGACATAGCTGTCACCGAAGAGCTGGTCACGCGGTATGATTATATCTTCCGCACCAAAGTCATCGACTATTATCTTGGCAGGAGGATAGCACTTAACTAA
- a CDS encoding AAA family ATPase, which translates to MDLIGRKEEQLILKHCYQSTQSRLVAIYGRRRIGKTFLVRKYFDHKIRFEVSGLYRGNMSDQLAHFSQAIARAGFVPASLTPPATWMSAFSLLALYLDQFKDGSKKIIFIDELPWFDTPRSKFLMAFENFWNEYCSRRNDVMVIICGSAASWMIKKIMNNKGGLHNRVSEKIHLAPFTLAETEKFLIIKGIRWSQYDIAQLYMTTGGIPYYLDAIRKGESVTQFIDRACFTEQGVLYAEYENLYESLFADSEHHRTVVALLAGHKQGLLRDQIILKTKLRTGGTMTKILDELEKSGFIRTMIPFGKNKNKALYKLNDFFSLFYFKFMARGNKRMKNEWSKIVTGSSWQSWSGLAFERLCFAHIPQIKNALGLSVIQSAISCWQSQSIDEGAQIDMIIDRSDGVINACEIKFSKTEFVIDKAYAKNLRNKLSSLETTVKKKNIFLTMISTFGTVDNEYYKELVQSEVTLEDLFRE; encoded by the coding sequence ATGGATCTTATAGGCAGAAAAGAAGAGCAGCTTATTCTAAAACATTGTTATCAATCTACACAATCCAGGCTCGTGGCCATCTATGGCAGAAGGAGAATCGGCAAGACCTTTTTAGTTAGAAAATATTTTGACCATAAAATAAGGTTCGAAGTATCTGGTTTGTATCGTGGCAATATGTCAGATCAATTAGCCCATTTTTCACAGGCCATAGCGCGAGCAGGTTTTGTACCAGCTTCTTTGACCCCACCTGCTACCTGGATGTCAGCCTTTTCACTGTTGGCTTTATATCTTGACCAGTTCAAAGATGGATCAAAAAAGATAATTTTCATCGATGAATTGCCCTGGTTTGATACACCGAGGTCTAAGTTTTTAATGGCTTTCGAAAATTTTTGGAACGAATACTGTAGCCGGAGAAACGATGTGATGGTCATTATTTGTGGCTCTGCTGCGTCCTGGATGATAAAAAAAATCATGAATAACAAAGGTGGACTGCACAACAGGGTTTCAGAAAAAATCCACTTAGCGCCATTTACATTAGCCGAGACGGAAAAGTTTCTCATAATAAAAGGAATCCGATGGAGTCAATATGACATCGCTCAACTTTATATGACTACAGGAGGTATACCCTATTATCTTGATGCAATCAGAAAAGGAGAAAGTGTGACTCAATTTATAGACAGAGCCTGTTTTACTGAACAGGGAGTATTATATGCAGAGTACGAAAACCTTTATGAATCCTTATTTGCTGATAGCGAACATCACAGAACCGTAGTGGCTCTATTGGCGGGTCATAAACAAGGGTTGTTGCGTGATCAGATTATCCTAAAAACGAAATTGCGCACAGGTGGAACGATGACTAAGATTTTGGACGAATTGGAAAAATCGGGTTTCATAAGAACCATGATTCCTTTTGGCAAAAACAAAAATAAAGCCTTGTACAAACTGAATGATTTCTTCAGCTTGTTTTATTTTAAGTTCATGGCCCGTGGCAACAAAAGAATGAAAAATGAATGGTCCAAAATAGTTACCGGTTCATCCTGGCAAAGTTGGTCAGGTCTGGCGTTTGAGCGACTGTGTTTTGCCCATATACCTCAAATCAAAAATGCATTGGGACTATCGGTCATCCAATCAGCCATTTCATGTTGGCAGAGCCAGTCCATAGATGAAGGCGCCCAAATCGACATGATCATCGATCGGTCTGACGGTGTGATCAATGCATGTGAAATAAAATTTTCCAAAACCGAATTTGTTATTGATAAAGCGTACGCTAAAAATCTCAGGAACAAATTGAGCAGCCTGGAAACCACTGTTAAAAAGAAAAATATTTTCCTGACGATGATCTCCACATTCGGCACGGTTGATAATGAATATTACAAAGAGTTAGTACAAAGTGAGGTGACTTTGGAGGACTTATTTAGAGAATGA
- a CDS encoding DUF433 domain-containing protein — MIYGQISIDPEIMGGTPVFSGTRVPIQNLFDYIEGGDDLAEFLDDFPSITLAAALAVLEMAKKSLLTEKTLHENFA; from the coding sequence ATGATATATGGTCAAATTAGCATAGATCCCGAAATTATGGGCGGAACCCCTGTCTTTTCTGGCACTAGAGTTCCTATACAAAATCTCTTTGATTATATTGAAGGAGGTGATGATTTGGCTGAGTTTTTAGATGACTTTCCATCTATAACCCTGGCGGCTGCATTGGCTGTTTTGGAAATGGCGAAAAAATCGCTTCTGACGGAAAAAACTTTACATGAAAATTTTGCTTGA
- a CDS encoding ATP-binding cassette domain-containing protein, whose amino-acid sequence MQNTPFSVIEVNHLTLLRADKTILKDLSFTLNPGEHIAILGPSGSGKTTLLHALTGRSYYQGEIWIHPTAKELMVLVDQQHHFTNRSNTNDLYYQQRYNSADAEDTLTVAETLSQYGDESSEVLKLMKIEYLLDKSLIQLSNGENKKLQIAQALLRKPRLLIMDQPFVGLDVETRAFMHHLLNSLSSSMTLILVTTAGEIPECVNKVLLLHQNKPAECLEKNFFDTLHHTERNKSTRNERLRSLVVTTTPVQVPNPVIAMHKVTIQYGDKIILQDIDWVVQRGERWVLSGANGAGKSTLLSLLVGDNPQAYAHDITLFGQPRGSGESIWDLKKKIGYFSPELCVFFDPESTCFGAVASGLFDSIGLFKKLSVAEKAKVTEWMMATNLAPLADKRWYELSISEQRKALLVRAMIKNAPLLILDEPLQGLDDDQCQELIEMINTVCAYGERTLIFVTHYAGQVPEGVDHTLRLEKGSIINNWL is encoded by the coding sequence ATGCAAAATACCCCCTTTTCAGTCATTGAAGTCAACCACCTCACCCTGCTCAGGGCTGACAAGACTATCCTTAAGGATCTTTCGTTTACGCTAAATCCCGGCGAACATATAGCCATATTAGGACCTTCCGGTAGTGGCAAAACGACCCTGTTGCATGCGCTCACCGGGAGATCTTATTACCAGGGCGAAATCTGGATCCATCCGACGGCAAAAGAGCTAATGGTCCTGGTTGATCAACAACATCATTTTACCAATCGGTCCAATACCAATGATCTGTACTATCAGCAACGATACAACTCCGCCGATGCAGAAGATACCCTCACCGTGGCAGAGACTCTTAGTCAATATGGCGATGAATCATCCGAAGTACTAAAATTGATGAAAATTGAATACCTGCTGGACAAGTCTTTGATTCAACTTTCAAACGGAGAAAACAAAAAACTCCAAATAGCCCAGGCATTGCTACGCAAACCCAGGCTCTTGATTATGGACCAACCCTTTGTAGGTCTGGATGTAGAGACAAGGGCCTTTATGCATCATTTGCTCAACAGCTTATCTTCGAGCATGACCTTGATCCTCGTGACTACCGCTGGCGAAATACCGGAATGTGTCAATAAGGTCCTCCTTCTCCACCAAAATAAGCCTGCCGAATGTTTGGAAAAGAATTTTTTTGACACGCTCCACCACACTGAAAGGAATAAATCTACCCGTAATGAAAGGCTTAGATCCCTGGTCGTCACTACTACCCCTGTCCAGGTGCCCAATCCGGTGATCGCGATGCATAAGGTGACTATTCAGTATGGTGACAAAATCATCTTGCAGGATATAGATTGGGTAGTGCAGCGCGGAGAGCGATGGGTATTGTCCGGAGCCAATGGGGCAGGCAAATCAACCCTGCTCAGCCTGCTCGTTGGAGACAACCCTCAGGCATACGCTCATGATATCACGCTTTTTGGTCAACCTCGGGGGAGTGGCGAAAGTATCTGGGACTTAAAGAAAAAGATTGGTTACTTCTCGCCGGAACTTTGTGTATTTTTTGATCCGGAAAGCACTTGTTTTGGAGCCGTGGCATCAGGACTGTTTGATTCAATAGGATTGTTTAAAAAATTGAGTGTTGCTGAAAAAGCCAAGGTTACTGAATGGATGATGGCCACCAACCTGGCGCCGCTGGCAGACAAAAGATGGTATGAGCTGTCCATCAGTGAGCAACGAAAGGCTTTATTGGTTCGCGCTATGATTAAAAATGCTCCTCTGTTGATCCTGGATGAGCCATTGCAGGGCTTGGACGATGATCAATGCCAGGAGCTCATCGAGATGATCAATACGGTTTGTGCTTATGGTGAGCGTACCTTGATTTTCGTGACACATTATGCTGGGCAGGTACCGGAGGGTGTGGATCATACCTTGCGATTGGAAAAGGGGAGCATAATAAATAATTGGCTATAA
- a CDS encoding efflux RND transporter periplasmic adaptor subunit encodes MTSSNIKKKKKSNRWWIWLLLALFIGLMVFAYFKNKNKPKGEKVTTEKVSTRTIHETVSASGKIFPEKEIKISSDVSGEIVELQVMEGDSVRAGQLLAKINPDTYLSAVERGNASVNNARSQVGMSQAQIETSKAQIEQIEANLANATKIHNRNIELKNQGVISQADFDLSLSNVNALQANLKSSKSNLNSSIQSSKAAEFTVKSAEASLKELRTSLSRTSIFAPSSGIISKLNVEEGERVVGTIQMAGTEMMRIANLAEMEVQVDVSENDILRVTLGDTADIEVDAYLDKKFKGIVTEIANSASNTGATTIQTLSSDQVTNFVVKIRILVETYRDMISKGGFPFRPGMSAAVEIYTDTRSDIISVPISAVTTREDEKKDSLVKTKSNEFKEYVFLYSADTAKMVLVKSGIQDDTYIQILTGLDGGEEVITGPYATVSRKLKQGMKLQKEDKKDAKNKNGASVSVTID; translated from the coding sequence ATGACATCGAGCAATATCAAGAAGAAGAAAAAATCAAATAGATGGTGGATCTGGCTATTGCTGGCACTGTTCATTGGGCTTATGGTTTTCGCTTATTTTAAGAACAAAAACAAACCCAAAGGAGAAAAAGTAACTACTGAAAAAGTGAGCACCAGAACCATTCACGAGACGGTATCTGCCAGTGGCAAAATATTTCCAGAGAAAGAGATCAAAATCAGTTCCGATGTATCCGGTGAGATCGTCGAACTCCAGGTCATGGAAGGCGACAGTGTGCGTGCCGGACAGTTATTGGCCAAGATCAACCCCGATACTTACCTTTCAGCGGTAGAGCGGGGTAATGCCAGTGTCAATAACGCGCGTAGCCAGGTTGGGATGAGCCAGGCACAAATAGAAACCTCCAAAGCACAAATAGAACAAATAGAGGCCAATCTGGCCAATGCTACTAAAATACACAACCGCAATATTGAACTTAAGAATCAGGGAGTGATTTCTCAGGCGGATTTTGATCTTTCTTTATCAAATGTAAATGCATTGCAGGCCAATCTGAAATCGTCCAAATCAAATCTCAACAGTTCTATTCAAAGTAGTAAAGCAGCTGAGTTTACTGTAAAAAGTGCGGAAGCTTCGCTCAAAGAATTAAGAACTTCGCTGTCCAGAACCTCCATCTTTGCTCCCTCTTCCGGCATCATCTCAAAACTCAATGTAGAAGAAGGTGAGCGCGTAGTAGGTACGATTCAAATGGCAGGAACTGAAATGATGCGTATCGCCAACCTTGCAGAGATGGAAGTGCAGGTCGATGTGTCAGAAAATGATATTCTGAGAGTGACCCTCGGAGATACAGCAGACATAGAAGTAGATGCCTATCTCGATAAAAAATTTAAAGGCATCGTCACTGAAATAGCCAATTCTGCATCCAATACAGGAGCCACTACGATCCAGACATTGTCTTCAGACCAGGTGACTAATTTTGTGGTCAAGATCAGGATATTGGTAGAAACTTATCGGGATATGATCAGTAAGGGAGGATTTCCATTCAGACCAGGTATGTCGGCAGCTGTGGAGATCTATACCGATACGCGCAGCGATATCATATCTGTACCCATCTCGGCAGTGACCACCCGGGAAGACGAAAAAAAGGACTCCCTTGTCAAGACTAAATCCAACGAATTTAAAGAATATGTCTTTTTGTACAGTGCAGATACTGCCAAAATGGTGCTGGTGAAATCCGGTATCCAGGATGATACGTATATCCAGATCCTCACAGGTCTTGACGGCGGCGAAGAGGTCATCACCGGACCCTACGCTACGGTAAGCCGAAAGCTAAAACAAGGCATGAAACTTCAAAAAGAGGACAAAAAGGATGCTAAAAATAAAAATGGAGCGTCGGTGTCCGTCACCATAGATTAA
- a CDS encoding DUF5615 family PIN-like protein yields the protein MKILLDESLPRKLKYEFESVHIVLSVKEQGWLGKKNGELLRLMSDNGFELFITVDKHLAYQQNLNSYPTTIVILRAKNNRRQTLSPLIPKNFDLLKTENFKKVIEVL from the coding sequence ATGAAAATTTTGCTTGATGAAAGTTTGCCCCGCAAACTAAAATATGAATTTGAATCAGTACATATTGTTTTGTCTGTCAAAGAGCAAGGATGGCTAGGTAAGAAAAATGGAGAGTTATTAAGACTGATGTCAGACAATGGATTTGAATTATTTATAACGGTGGATAAACATTTGGCATATCAGCAAAATTTAAACTCATATCCGACAACGATTGTAATACTTCGTGCAAAAAATAATCGTCGCCAAACTTTAAGTCCTCTCATTCCAAAAAATTTTGATTTATTAAAAACCGAAAATTTTAAAAAAGTAATTGAAGTCTTATAA
- a CDS encoding TIGR04282 family arsenosugar biosynthesis glycosyltransferase: MEQALIIFIKNPVLGKVKTRLAASIGDVAALEIYKNLLDHTRIVALGVDDTTRLLFYSDKVERHDLWPEKKFSKNLQTGADLGERMLNAFRLTPEYEKILIIGSDCPGITNDIIEQAYTALDFHDVVIGPSHDGGYYLLGMNTLIPELFQHIPWSTDQVLLETIKVLQHKRLLYKLLPTLRDVDTIEDWEAEKGKLLREQTI; encoded by the coding sequence ATGGAACAAGCTCTTATTATTTTCATCAAAAATCCAGTCCTGGGAAAGGTCAAAACGCGCTTAGCTGCTTCGATCGGAGATGTGGCTGCACTGGAAATTTATAAAAACCTTTTGGATCATACCCGTATAGTCGCTCTTGGAGTAGACGATACGACCAGGCTTTTATTTTATTCTGACAAAGTAGAACGACACGATCTTTGGCCTGAGAAAAAGTTTAGCAAAAACCTGCAGACAGGAGCCGACTTAGGAGAGCGCATGCTCAATGCTTTTAGACTAACGCCTGAGTATGAAAAGATCCTCATCATAGGTAGTGACTGCCCCGGCATCACCAATGACATTATAGAGCAAGCTTATACTGCCCTGGATTTTCATGATGTAGTCATCGGTCCATCCCACGATGGTGGTTATTATCTTTTGGGCATGAATACCCTCATACCTGAGTTATTCCAGCATATCCCCTGGAGCACAGATCAGGTTTTGCTGGAGACGATCAAAGTCCTGCAACATAAAAGACTACTTTATAAACTCCTGCCTACACTTCGTGATGTCGATACTATCGAAGACTGGGAGGCTGAAAAGGGAAAGCTATTGAGAGAACAGACGATCTGA
- a CDS encoding MIP family channel protein has translation MRKLTAEFVGTYFLLFCGCGAIVINQVSDGVITHMGIAITFGLIIMCLIYALGDISGAHFNPAVSIAFTVAGKFPKSDLVPYIISQILGAVAAAFTLKILFPTNQLLGSTIPAGSALQSFFLEILLTLLLMLVIIRVAHGSKEVGLFAGVAIGATVGLDAMFGGPISGASMNPARSIGPALASGHLEHLWVYLLAPVIGAILAIYLNNYLIKKIK, from the coding sequence ATGAGAAAACTGACCGCCGAATTTGTTGGTACCTACTTCCTCCTGTTTTGTGGATGCGGAGCCATCGTGATCAATCAGGTCAGTGATGGTGTGATCACCCACATGGGTATCGCGATCACTTTTGGGTTGATCATCATGTGCCTGATCTATGCATTGGGTGATATATCCGGAGCCCATTTTAATCCGGCTGTGAGCATAGCTTTTACCGTTGCCGGAAAATTTCCCAAATCGGACCTGGTGCCCTATATCATCAGTCAGATCCTTGGCGCAGTGGCAGCAGCCTTTACGCTAAAAATACTATTTCCAACCAACCAGCTATTAGGGTCTACCATACCTGCTGGCAGTGCCCTCCAATCATTTTTCCTGGAGATCTTACTTACATTATTATTGATGCTGGTGATTATCCGGGTAGCTCATGGAAGCAAAGAAGTGGGCCTCTTTGCTGGAGTGGCGATCGGTGCTACGGTCGGTCTCGATGCGATGTTTGGCGGACCCATAAGTGGAGCCTCCATGAATCCGGCTAGATCGATCGGCCCTGCCCTCGCATCAGGTCACCTGGAGCATTTATGGGTTTATCTTTTAGCGCCGGTGATCGGAGCGATTCTCGCTATTTATTTGAATAATTATCTCATCAAAAAAATAAAATAA